Proteins found in one Poecilia reticulata strain Guanapo linkage group LG6, Guppy_female_1.0+MT, whole genome shotgun sequence genomic segment:
- the LOC103466359 gene encoding Wilms tumor protein homolog, with product MMSSDVRDLNSLLPSVPPGPSPGCTALPVSTAPQWAPVLDFHSAASPYPSLAAPHSSLGPHSFIKQEPSWGATGDPHHHDTDPHCGLSAFTVHFSGQFTGTGACRYGAAFGAPPTAPAAPSQPTPVAAPHHHQPPSRMFSNPSYLSSCMDTQPAARNQTGYSTVAFDGAGNYGHTPTHHNSQFSGHSFKHEDALTQPNTMGEQQYPVPPPVYGCHTPSDSCASSQALLLRNPYNSGDNLYQMTSQLECVAWNPVNTLASTIKSHAPGYDSDPSTPMLYSCSTQYRIHTHGVFRGIQDMRRVPSIAPAIVRSDTSEKRPFMCTYPGCNKRYFKLSHLQMHDRKHTGRNQQKHKRHSCINDGILCN from the exons ATGATGAGTTCAGACGTGCGTGACCTGAACTCCCTGCTGCCCTCGGTCCCGCCGGGTCCCAGTCCCGGCTGCACAGCGCTGCCAGTTAGCACGGCCCCTCAGTGGGCTCCCGTCCTAGACTTCCACTCCGCCGCCTCTCCTTACCCCTCCCTTGCTGCTCCCCACTCCTCTCTGGGGCCCCACTCCTTTATCAAGCAGGAGCCCAGCTGGGGAGCCACAGGGGACCCCCACCACCACGACACAGACCCCCACTGCGGTCTCAGCGCCTTCACCGTGCATTTCTCGGGTCAGTTCACGGGCACCGGGGCCTGCAGGTATGGGGCAGCGTTTGGGGCCCCTCCTACTGCTCCGGCGGCACCCAGCCAGCCTACGCCTGTGGCggccccccaccaccaccagcccCCCAGCAGGATGTTCAGCAACCCGTCGTACCTTAGCAGCTGCATGGACACCCAGCCAGCGGCCCGCAACCAGACAG GTTACAGCACGGTGGCGTTCGACGGGGCCGGTAATTACGGGCACACTCCTACGCACCACAACTCGCAGTTCTCCGGCCACTCCTTCAAGCACGAAGACGCCCTAACCCAGCCGAACACAATGG gtGAGCAGCAGTATCCCGTGCCGCCTCCCGTTTACGGCTGTCACACACCGTCGGACAGCTGCGCCAGCAGCCAGGCTCTGCTGCTGAGGAACCCCTACAACAG CGGTGACAATTTATATCAAATGACCTCTCAGTTGGAGTGTGTGGCATGGAACCCTGTCAATACACTGGCATCCACCATTAAGAG ccaCGCACCGGGCTACGACAGTGACCCCAGCACCCCGATGTTGTACAGCTGCAGCACGCAGTACCGCATACACACACAYGGAGTCTTCAGGGGCATTCAG GACATGCGGCGGGTTCCCAGCATCGCTCCGGCCATAGTTCGATCGGACACCAGCGAAAAGCGCCCRTTCATGTGTACTTATCCCGGATGCAACAAGCGCTACTTCAAACTGTCGCATCTGCAGATGCACGACCGCAAACACACAGGTAGGAACCAACAAAAGCATAAGAGACACAGTTGTATTAATgatgggattttatgcaacTGA